Below is a genomic region from Burkholderia pyrrocinia.
AACCGTGGCTTGATCCGGGTCACGCCTTCCGTCTGGGTGACCAGTACTTCGACGTCGTATGCCGACTCGACATAGCTGACGAAGCGAACATCGAGCCTCGACATCGAGATCGACACATCTCCGCGTTCGTAACCGCTGAAATTGTAGAGGTAGTGGTACATCGACTGACGAGCAACTTCGATCAGCATCAAGCCAGGAACATGCTCGTGGGGCTTGCGATAAAAGAAGTAATTTTCCGTGTCGTTTACCATCCGGTAACTGCTCATTGGGGCAGCGTTCCAATCCGGCGAACGCGTCAGGAGCCTGGCGATGTGTGCAATGGCCTGTTCGCCCGGAGGCACTACCGCGGGAAAGAAGCGCCGGCGCAGACATGTCTCGACCGACCTGGGTAGATAGCGTGCGTCGATCCGGTATCGGCCCGCATCCAATGCGTAGTACTCCGACAAATCCAGATCAAAATCCTTCCCGGATTCCACTACGCCACGACTCAGATACAGGGGAACGCCTTTCAATACAAAAAAACCGTCTTCCTTACGATAAATCGCATTAAATCTATCGATATCGTCGACCGACCAATGCCTCTCAAGCGTTACGCATTGCGCCTCTTCTATCCATACGGGAATGACATGATTTTCACCCGCGATCAAAACATCGTGGACGCTGTCTTTGTGAACAATATCCGGAGTAATGGGCTTTAATGACATCATCACGACCTTTCCTTGATTGCGCCGGTTATCGCTTCCACCTTTCTCAGCATCTTG
It encodes:
- a CDS encoding AfsA-related hotdog domain-containing protein, whose translation is MMSLKPITPDIVHKDSVHDVLIAGENHVIPVWIEEAQCVTLERHWSVDDIDRFNAIYRKEDGFFVLKGVPLYLSRGVVESGKDFDLDLSEYYALDAGRYRIDARYLPRSVETCLRRRFFPAVVPPGEQAIAHIARLLTRSPDWNAAPMSSYRMVNDTENYFFYRKPHEHVPGLMLIEVARQSMYHYLYNFSGYERGDVSISMSRLDVRFVSYVESAYDVEVLVTQTEGVTRIKPRFIDKTASFYQNGRLVAQVHLVGGAMKVDVFRRMRVLNVPESHWFVPSSRLSIRTLIGIPGGLPIQATLTALSLRAGRLRVSQGLVNMLRTAKHISIYVEKSGFLSFPLESIETSPHEGEVTVKFGDLSREQMVALKETIKCHCFFGECAFEIGQASSSCVAELPAAQRSDVE